Genomic DNA from Alosa alosa isolate M-15738 ecotype Scorff River chromosome 6, AALO_Geno_1.1, whole genome shotgun sequence:
CATAAAACCACAGTAAGTGAAATAATGGGAAACAATTCATTTctgtacagtttttttttagccCCGAAACGTATACATTTGAAGCAGTTGCAACAGGCTGATTTAATTTCATAATTACATCATTGTCCTAGTATATCTCCAGGTATGTTCAGCATGGTGTCTTCCTGTCTCCACAGGAACTTTGAACTCCCATGGCTGGATGAACGTGAACGTGTCCGATGTCGGCCGGAGGTATCCgtcaagaagaagaaaaaaacgcCCCATAGAATGTGCCGGAAGTGAGCCTTTCTCCAGAGCACCCGGACCCAATCAGACGAGAACCAGAGTGCTAGCTTCCCCCCACGTATAGAGGGAAAGCCTGTAATGGACTTAGTGAATGTAGAAGGGCTGGGAATTTGGGTGGGGGGAGGCAGTAAGAAATGTATGACCAGCAGTGAACATTTGGAGGGAAAGGCGCAGGTTTTCCAGGTTCTGGGGAATGGAAAACAGTTCTCGCTGTCAAGAGCAGCACGTAGTGGAAGACAGAGAATCCCCTGCAGATCATTTGTGATGTTTCGGCCCTGTAAATCTGCCCCAAACTCAGCCTAACTGGAAGTACTTATGACAACACACAAACTACCCCAACTTGCTGAACTCTTATTGTAGAGGgactttcttttttgttcatctttttgtttttcctcaAACAGCGCAGAATGTATGTTTCAGTTCTTTGTTGGCAGTTTATCAAGCTTTTTGTGTCATCTATATGCCAGACCTACTCATCCACCTCTCTTAACAAGAGGGAACACATTGAGGACAGAGGAGTGAACAGGTTACAGTTCAAAAACCGTCATAAAAAGGTGGTATATTAAGATGTGTTAAATTCGTCTTGCTTCTCTACTTTAGTTGAGAGGGAATGTTCTGTTCAAATGTACAAAAAGATTGCTAATAATTTGTTGTAAAAAGAAGAGGAAATGTtatgttataaaaaaaatatgtgagAGCTATTCTTGTGAAGATATTCCAAAACATTAAACTTGTTAACAACTGAAATATAAGTTTTTGCTGTGCTCTGTTGCTTACAATTTGGCCAAAACCCACAGATTATGGATCGATGTGGTTTCATCATAAGTGCATAATGTGTGAATTGTATTCATTAAAACCTCATAATGTGTGTTATGTGAATTAGCATCCACAGCAAAAACTCTGCTTGGCCAGGCCTTCACTTCCTCCTGCTAACAGGCAGTTCTCTGGTCCAGCACCACTTGGCAGTATAGGTTCTTAATGTCTGCAGGGAGATTCACATCCTGAGAGGAGCTGTGTATTTGAATCAGCCTTACTTACTGTACcaattttattacacatgttaaaaacatcattaaaaatgaaaaatttctatagcacatttcatacacagggaaaattcaatgtgctttacataaaccaAAGCAAAGAATAGTAAATAAAAGCAGAATACAATATAGTTTAGAAAATAAAGTACAttgataaaataattaaaacacaTAATAACAAAATGCATTTGATCAGTTAACAGAAAGCTTCTGaaaacagtttggtcttaaatcTAGTTTTACATGTTTTATGTCATTCGTCAAAAAACCTGGGCCGCATGCAGCacaaagctgcttcaccatgtataggtatatatactcttttgatcccgtgagggaaatttggtctctgcatttatcccaatccgtgaattagtgaaacacagtgaacacacagtgaggtaaagcacacactaatcccaacacagtgagctgcctgctacagcggcactcggggagcagtgaggggttaggtgccttgctcaagggcacttcagccgttcctactggtcggggttcaaaccggcaaccctccggttaccagtccaaagccctaaccagtaggccacagctgcagGAGGTTTAACCTGAGAGGTCTGGAAGGTAAGTACTAAAGCATGTCTGATCACATAATTTGGACCTGCACAatttagtgatttataaacaagcagtagtgctttaaaggCAATTCTGTGAGTTACTGGAAGCCAGCGCAGAGCTAAGTATCGGAGTAATATGGTTAGTTCTtttagctgctgcattttgtataatcTGAAGCTGTTTGTTGATCTTTTTAGGAGGTCCTGTGATCAACCTAGCTGGAGATAaaagcatgaatgagtttttctaaaccATATTTTGACATGAAACCTTGACAAAGCGATAAAAGCTGATGAATTGATTGGCTATTGAACTTTTTTGCAGGTATCAGGGACTGTATAGCTTGAATTGAAAACTATTGTGCTCATTTGGTAGTTCATCTTCTGTGCTCTCCAGCCACctccccatcatcatcatcctcctcatgCTCTTGTCCAGTAAGGGAAGTATCTCAAATTACAGAAAAGTGAAATGAAACTACTATTGCAACACCCCCAGCCAAATTACCTCTTTATAAACACAAAGACTCACTCTCAAAGAACATTCGAGATACTGTTTAATCAGACTCTGCACTGCATAGCCTACTTGTGACTACAACAGTTATTTTCTTGGAGTTGTGATTTTCTTGAACAGCATTAAGAGCAGAAGCTGTTGTAGTCTacacaacacagtaaaaccggCCATGGCGTTGACAAGGATTCTGGGACTGCTGTTGGTGCTGGCATTGTTTGAGTGTTTAGCAAGTGCAGCGGAAGGTAGGTCATATTCAGTTTTTTGTAGGGAGGAAGAGCTCCACTTTAATTCAGATCTATTGAGTCCTTATGTTTTGAACTTATACGGGCATGTTTGTGAACTGCAAacattttatatgtgtgtttatttatttgtatttattatttgtCTGTTTCTGGCAGACTCTGTTGACTTCCCCCCCGGCTGCCCCACAGCTGAGAATATCCAAGAGATTTGTGGCCACAGTAAAACAAGGCCTCGGTACCCCAACCTCCCTAACCATGGCTACCTTCTACGTGAAGCAGACGTCATTCACCGCACTGAGGCCTGGTACAGCCAGCAGTGTTGCCAGGGAAACTGGGAACAGAACACAAAAAAGACAGTGTGCTGCGCTCAAAATGCAGTATGTAGATGCCacaatataatacacacacacactctctctctctctctctctctctc
This window encodes:
- the LOC125295846 gene encoding extracellular matrix protein 1-like translates to MALTRILGLLLVLALFECLASAAEDSVDFPPGCPTAENIQEICGHSKTRPRYPNLPNHGYLLREADVIHRTEAWYSQQCCQGNWEQNTKKTVCCAQNAWKKALALLCEEEGMIKTIPHQCCLIEGAARWRCFDSMAPNPSYQTTTPYSGPDVLPKGPAFKFPSTCSAKEQHHAGQKTN